TAAATTTAGTCAAAGTTTTATATATCATGAAATGTTTAATATatcaactaattaatatatcaagGGTTATTTGTCTTTATATGTTAAAAGGAACTATCATCATTAAAGAAAAGTTGATATGCTGGGACCATAAAAGTCTCATGAACAGGATTAAAAGttgtaaattttaatttgtaaaaaaatcaCCTACACTGGAAATGCGAAATTAAATATAGTGTATAAACCAGTAAGGATGGCTTCATAAGACTTACCAGAATCAAGATGTTAATTTGGGCATTTGGAAAATTATTTTCAAGCATTCGGTCCAGAAAATCTTTTTCCTCCGTCACCTTTGAAGAAGCCATTTGATCCCTCCTTTGATTGATTATAGGGTCGATAAAGCTAGAGACGACTTGAAGATATTTCaagttttcttttcttaacCCTTGAAGATCTAATCCCCCGATTACGGGGAAAAAATCAGTAACATTTGGTGCCATTGTATTCTCTAGTATCTTTTGGATAGCCCATTTTAACCCATGAGCAGTTCCGTGTTCGTTGTTCAAATCAAGAAGATCCGTACTAAACAAAATGTTGCTTAGAGTGTTGAACATAGTAGTGAAAACAACATCTTCAATTTGCACAACTTTTCCTTGCTTGGTATTCAAGAAATCAACCATTTGAGCCAACTTTTCGTTTCTTATATCAGCTTGAGCTTCTATTGCTTTAGGGGAAAACAGGTCAGCCCGGTAAAGGGTTCTTAATGATCTCCAATTTTGGTTGCAATCATAAGCCCAGATAACGTTGTGGTCATTGGGATTTAGTACTATTGCATCTGGTGTGGCTCGACCAGAAAGATGTCGGTCTTGTGCCTTTAGAATTTGCTTGGCAGCTTCTGGGGATGAAGCCACAACAAGAAGTCGAGAACCTAAGCGAAGGGAGATGAGGGGGCCATATTTTTTAGCGAGCATGGCGGTCGAGATATGTGGGTTCTTGCCTAGTTGATGTATATTGCCAATGATCGGCAAGGATCGTGGTCCTGGTGGGAGGTTTTTGATAGACGACTTGTAGTAATATTTTTGTGTAATGAAAACCAAGAAAAGAGGTGTTAAGAAAAGAAGGAGATAACTTAATGAACTGATTTGCATGAAAGAGGCTAGGTTTAGGATCTCCATAataagtatgttttttttgtttttgtttttgggtgAATTATTATATTTTGCATGCATGCATGAGTGGTATATATATAGCC
The Erigeron canadensis isolate Cc75 chromosome 2, C_canadensis_v1, whole genome shotgun sequence DNA segment above includes these coding regions:
- the LOC122589986 gene encoding probable (S)-N-methylcoclaurine 3'-hydroxylase isozyme 2, translating into MEILNLASFMQISSLSYLLLFLTPLFLVFITQKYYYKSSIKNLPPGPRSLPIIGNIHQLGKNPHISTAMLAKKYGPLISLRLGSRLLVVASSPEAAKQILKAQDRHLSGRATPDAIVLNPNDHNVIWAYDCNQNWRSLRTLYRADLFSPKAIEAQADIRNEKLAQMVDFLNTKQGKVVQIEDVVFTTMFNTLSNILFSTDLLDLNNEHGTAHGLKWAIQKILENTMAPNVTDFFPVIGGLDLQGLRKENLKYLQVVSSFIDPIINQRRDQMASSKVTEEKDFLDRMLENNFPNAQINILILELFIAGTDSVTSTTIWAMADLIKNEGILEKVTEELKREIKSISMIMKSDLNKLTYFNACIKETLRLHPVVPLLLPRNAVETCEVMNYTIPQNSSIWVNIWAISRDPNVWEDPNAFKPERFLESNVNYTGHDFEFTPFGGGRRMCPGMPFGIKSLQTTLATLILGFDWVLPNNKDPTKLDMTETFGLTLQKEKPLELIFKCKE